A stretch of the Paenibacillus dendritiformis genome encodes the following:
- a CDS encoding NAD(P)/FAD-dependent oxidoreductase: MSNIPKIVILGAGYGGIMAAQRLQKELNYNEADVTLVNKHDYHYFTTHLHMPAAGTDSYENARVSISKLIDEFKIDFVKSTVKEIRVQDKKVILEDGTLSFDYLVIGLGGEPETFGIPGLGEYAFSIRSINSVRVIREHIEHQFALFKQDESKKERLNFIVGGAGFTGIEFVGELSDRIPQLCKQFDVDPQMVHIYNIEAAPTALPGFDPELVEYAMDVLKKKGVTFKLATAIKECTPEGVVLATGEEIKASTVVWTGGIRGNRLIEQAGFEAMRGRVKVDEYLRAPGHDNIFIIGDNSLIINPANDRPYPPTAQMAMQQGPVCTSNIVASIRNQPLKKFEFHNKGTVASLGKGEAIGVVGSKKLKGFWAAQLKKVIDIRWLFIIGGISLALRKGKFF, from the coding sequence ATGAGCAACATACCTAAAATCGTCATTTTAGGCGCGGGTTACGGTGGCATCATGGCAGCTCAGCGGCTGCAAAAAGAACTGAATTACAATGAAGCGGATGTAACGCTGGTCAACAAACATGACTACCATTACTTCACGACTCATTTGCATATGCCTGCTGCCGGTACGGACTCCTATGAGAATGCGCGCGTATCGATTTCGAAGCTGATCGACGAGTTCAAGATTGATTTCGTCAAATCGACCGTCAAAGAAATCCGCGTGCAAGACAAGAAAGTCATTTTGGAAGACGGAACGCTGTCCTTTGATTATTTGGTCATCGGTCTGGGCGGCGAGCCAGAGACATTTGGCATTCCGGGTCTGGGCGAGTATGCGTTCAGCATTCGCAGCATCAACTCGGTCCGCGTTATCCGCGAGCATATTGAGCATCAATTCGCTCTGTTCAAGCAGGACGAGAGCAAGAAGGAGCGCCTGAACTTCATCGTCGGCGGTGCGGGCTTCACCGGGATCGAGTTCGTAGGCGAATTGTCCGATCGCATTCCGCAACTGTGCAAGCAGTTCGATGTCGATCCGCAGATGGTCCATATTTATAACATTGAAGCGGCGCCGACAGCGCTCCCGGGCTTCGATCCGGAGCTGGTCGAATACGCGATGGACGTGCTGAAGAAGAAGGGCGTCACCTTCAAGCTGGCGACGGCCATTAAGGAATGCACGCCGGAAGGCGTCGTGCTCGCAACCGGCGAAGAGATCAAGGCGTCCACGGTCGTATGGACCGGGGGTATCCGCGGCAACCGTCTTATCGAGCAAGCCGGCTTCGAAGCGATGCGCGGCCGCGTGAAGGTCGATGAATATTTGCGGGCGCCTGGCCATGACAACATCTTTATTATCGGTGACAACTCGTTGATTATTAACCCGGCCAACGATCGTCCATACCCGCCGACGGCGCAAATGGCGATGCAGCAAGGTCCGGTATGCACAAGCAATATCGTCGCTTCCATTCGCAATCAACCGCTTAAGAAATTCGAGTTCCATAATAAAGGGACCGTAGCATCCTTGGGCAAAGGCGAAGCGATCGGCGTCGTCGGCTCGAAGAAGCTGAAAGGCTTCTGGGCGGCGCAGCTGAAAAAAGTGATCGACATTCGCTGGCTGTTCATCATCGGCGGCATTTCCTTGGCGCTTCGCAAAGGAAAGTTCTTCTAA
- a CDS encoding MFS transporter, with product MRITPNESGANNLSGRLDRLPVSSIHRKTLVTLAIIYFFEYADLNTFSFVAPVLKKEWGMSVTEIGWITSSSFLGMFIGSVIGGWFADRYGRKRAIMLMTLFFSVFSMLTAVAWNPVILGIFRFLTGMGVSAALINSSTYISEFFPSVSRGKFQGIALVVGLLGIPVTGWISTLLIGLGPFGWKFVFVWGGMGIAGVWFLRHLHEIPRWHVSRGETEKAEAIVRQVEEQVLREKGELPPVPEPAYRPQAHTAAKGYRELFKGKYRHRTLILAMAWIFQTLGFYGFGSWVPTLLVQNGIMLDKSLLYSTLITIGAPLGALLGAMISDRFERKWNLVASSLFIAISVFFYGMTVNPLFLIAFGFLVNLIERTYSSNLYTYTSEMYPTSIRGSGYGLTYGLGRFSNVLGPMLISLLLLEFGSFSVFAFISLCWVGSAIALSFGPATNRRSLDDFESGEDEIRPFERTRAMTAMAKND from the coding sequence TTGCGTATCACGCCAAATGAAAGCGGTGCCAATAACTTATCGGGCCGCCTGGATCGGCTGCCTGTCAGTTCGATTCATCGCAAGACGTTAGTGACGCTGGCGATCATTTATTTTTTTGAATATGCGGATTTGAATACGTTTTCTTTCGTGGCCCCGGTATTGAAAAAGGAGTGGGGGATGTCCGTCACCGAGATCGGCTGGATCACATCAAGCTCTTTTCTCGGGATGTTCATCGGTTCGGTAATTGGCGGATGGTTCGCGGACCGATACGGAAGAAAGCGGGCCATTATGTTAATGACGTTATTCTTTTCCGTGTTCTCTATGCTTACGGCTGTGGCATGGAATCCGGTCATCCTCGGAATTTTCCGCTTCTTGACCGGCATGGGAGTATCCGCGGCCCTGATCAATTCGAGCACATATATCAGCGAGTTTTTCCCCTCCGTTTCCCGAGGCAAATTTCAGGGCATCGCACTCGTCGTCGGCTTGCTGGGCATTCCGGTCACCGGCTGGATTTCAACCTTGCTTATCGGGTTAGGCCCCTTCGGCTGGAAATTCGTCTTCGTCTGGGGCGGAATGGGGATCGCAGGTGTATGGTTCCTGCGCCATCTTCATGAAATTCCTCGTTGGCATGTATCCCGGGGAGAAACGGAAAAAGCGGAAGCGATCGTCCGGCAGGTGGAAGAGCAGGTGCTCCGCGAAAAAGGAGAGCTGCCTCCCGTTCCCGAGCCTGCTTATCGGCCGCAAGCGCATACGGCAGCCAAGGGCTACCGCGAATTGTTCAAGGGAAAATATCGCCACCGGACGCTTATCCTGGCTATGGCCTGGATTTTCCAGACACTGGGCTTCTACGGATTCGGCTCCTGGGTTCCGACGCTGCTCGTTCAGAACGGGATTATGCTCGATAAATCACTGCTGTACAGCACGTTGATTACGATCGGGGCTCCGCTCGGAGCTTTGCTGGGCGCGATGATCTCCGACCGTTTTGAACGGAAGTGGAATTTGGTCGCTTCATCGCTCTTTATCGCAATATCCGTATTCTTTTATGGCATGACGGTCAATCCGCTGTTCCTTATCGCGTTCGGCTTTCTCGTGAATCTAATCGAGCGAACCTATTCCTCCAACCTTTACACCTATACGTCTGAAATGTATCCGACATCGATTCGCGGGTCGGGCTATGGGCTAACGTACGGCTTGGGGCGGTTCTCCAATGTGCTTGGGCCGATGCTGATCAGCTTGCTGCTGCTTGAGTTCGGAAGCTTCAGCGTCTTCGCGTTCATCTCGCTCTGCTGGGTCGGTTCAGCGATCGCCTTGAGCTTCGGTCCCGCCACCAACCGGCGCAGCCTGGATGACTTCGAGAGCGGCGAGGATGAGATCAGACCATTCGAGCGAACCCGGGCGATGACGGCGATGGCCAAGAACGATTGA